A section of the Perognathus longimembris pacificus isolate PPM17 chromosome 7, ASM2315922v1, whole genome shotgun sequence genome encodes:
- the Oma1 gene encoding metalloendopeptidase OMA1, mitochondrial isoform X2 gives MSFIYGLQSGTRNYFFSQCHLLANWAKWNSRTITSMGSHQVPSLHVVHRYQGLKSKSASHCDVITFLPRHIHFCRTFNNRPECLSSAQRRAVWMNAHKGATRSGSLPGCVLTKQGAVVPALKALRPPSCSLEKATPGLHTSPRMQAAPVPLLLVILKPVQKLLAIIVGRGIRKWWQALPPNKKELFKESVRRNKWKLLLGLSSFGLLFIVFYFTHLEVSPITGRRKLLLLGKEHFRLLSELEYEVWMEEFKNDMLAEKDPRYLTVKEVAYHLIECNKDIPGIPETKWVIHVVESPEINAFVLPNGHMFIFTGLLNSVTDIHQLSFLLGHEIAHAVLGHAAEKASLVHLLDFLGMIFLTMIWAICPRDSFAILGQWIQSKFQEFMFDRPYSRTLESEADKIGLQLAAKPPEFIGLCGCKSQFGVLAADGVCRKPPWSPQTARMVIHTPFSWK, from the exons ATGAGCTTCATCTACGGATTGCAGTCTGGTACTAGGAACTACTTTTTCTCCCAGTGTcatttgctggctaactgggcCAAATGGAACTCACGCACAATAACTTCCATGGGCAGCCATCAAGTACCAAGTCTCCATGTAGTACATAGGTATCAGGGACTCAAGTCAAAGTCAGCCAGTCACTGTGATGTGATCACTTTCTTGCCTAGACACATTCATTTCTGTAGGACTTTCAATAACAGACCAGAATGCCTCTCAAGTGCCCAAAGAAGGGCAGTGTGGATGAATGCACATAAAGGTGCTACCAGAAGTGGCTCTCTCCCAGGATGTGTGCTGACAAAACAAGGTGCTGTGGTCCCTGCTCTCAAGGCCTTGCGGCCTCCTAGCTGTTCTCTGGAAAAAGCCACCCCAGGTCTCCACACCTCTCCCCGCATGCAGGCTGCCCCAGTTCCTCTCCTGCTGGTTATTCTGAAACCCGTGCAGAAGCTGCTGGCAATCATTGTGGGCAG gggCATAAGGAAATGGTGGCAGGCACTTCCTCCTAACAAGAAGGAACTATTTAAAGAGAGTGTAAGGAGGAATAAGTGGAAGTTACTCCTTGGTCTGAGTAGCTTTGGACTGCTATTTATAGTGTTTTATTTTACTCACCTGGAAGTGAGCCCAATCACAGGACGGAGAAAGCTACTGTTATTGGGGAAAGAGCATTTCAGACTTCTATCAGAGCTGGAATATGAAGTA TGGATGGAAGAATTCAAAAATGATATGCTGGCTGAGAAAGACCCTCGATACCTGACTGTTAAAGAAGTAGCTTATCATCTAATTGAATGCAACAAAGATATTCCTGGGATCCCTGAGACCAAGTGGGTTATTCATGTGGTTGAGTCCCCTGAAATAAACGCCTTTGTGCTTCCA AATGGACACATGTTTATTTTCACCGGGCTTTTAAATAGTGTGACAGATATTCACCAACTTTCCTTTCTTCTGGGCCATGAAATCGCACATGCAGTTCTTGGGCATGCA GCAGAGAAGGCTAGTTTGGTTCATTTATTGGATTTCCTGGGTATGATTTTCCTCACAATGATCTGGGCCATTTGTCCACGAGATAGCTTTGCAATTTTGGGCCAGTGGATACAGTCTAAATTTCAGGAG TTCATGTTTGATAGACCATATAGCAGAACACTGGAGTCCGAAGCTGACAAAATTGGACTGCAGCTTGCTGCAAAG
- the Oma1 gene encoding metalloendopeptidase OMA1, mitochondrial isoform X3: MSFIYGLQSGTRNYFFSQCHLLANWAKWNSRTITSMGSHQVPSLHVVHRYQGLKSKSASHCDVITFLPRHIHFCRTFNNRPECLSSAQRRAVWMNAHKGATRSGSLPGCVLTKQGAVVPALKALRPPSCSLEKATPGLHTSPRMQAAPVPLLLVILKPVQKLLAIIVGRGIRKWWQALPPNKKELFKESVRRNKWKLLLGLSSFGLLFIVFYFTHLEVSPITGRRKLLLLGKEHFRLLSELEYEVWMEEFKNDMLAEKDPRYLTVKEVAYHLIECNKDIPGIPETKWVIHVVESPEINAFVLPNGHMFIFTGLLNSVTDIHQLSFLLGHEIAHAVLGHAAEKASLVHLLDFLGMIFLTMIWAICPRDSFAILGQWIQSKFQEFMFDRPYSRTLESEADKIGLQLAAKLHVGTAKYWRPLSQEMVSLAHSFACIHLVLVRV, encoded by the exons ATGAGCTTCATCTACGGATTGCAGTCTGGTACTAGGAACTACTTTTTCTCCCAGTGTcatttgctggctaactgggcCAAATGGAACTCACGCACAATAACTTCCATGGGCAGCCATCAAGTACCAAGTCTCCATGTAGTACATAGGTATCAGGGACTCAAGTCAAAGTCAGCCAGTCACTGTGATGTGATCACTTTCTTGCCTAGACACATTCATTTCTGTAGGACTTTCAATAACAGACCAGAATGCCTCTCAAGTGCCCAAAGAAGGGCAGTGTGGATGAATGCACATAAAGGTGCTACCAGAAGTGGCTCTCTCCCAGGATGTGTGCTGACAAAACAAGGTGCTGTGGTCCCTGCTCTCAAGGCCTTGCGGCCTCCTAGCTGTTCTCTGGAAAAAGCCACCCCAGGTCTCCACACCTCTCCCCGCATGCAGGCTGCCCCAGTTCCTCTCCTGCTGGTTATTCTGAAACCCGTGCAGAAGCTGCTGGCAATCATTGTGGGCAG gggCATAAGGAAATGGTGGCAGGCACTTCCTCCTAACAAGAAGGAACTATTTAAAGAGAGTGTAAGGAGGAATAAGTGGAAGTTACTCCTTGGTCTGAGTAGCTTTGGACTGCTATTTATAGTGTTTTATTTTACTCACCTGGAAGTGAGCCCAATCACAGGACGGAGAAAGCTACTGTTATTGGGGAAAGAGCATTTCAGACTTCTATCAGAGCTGGAATATGAAGTA TGGATGGAAGAATTCAAAAATGATATGCTGGCTGAGAAAGACCCTCGATACCTGACTGTTAAAGAAGTAGCTTATCATCTAATTGAATGCAACAAAGATATTCCTGGGATCCCTGAGACCAAGTGGGTTATTCATGTGGTTGAGTCCCCTGAAATAAACGCCTTTGTGCTTCCA AATGGACACATGTTTATTTTCACCGGGCTTTTAAATAGTGTGACAGATATTCACCAACTTTCCTTTCTTCTGGGCCATGAAATCGCACATGCAGTTCTTGGGCATGCA GCAGAGAAGGCTAGTTTGGTTCATTTATTGGATTTCCTGGGTATGATTTTCCTCACAATGATCTGGGCCATTTGTCCACGAGATAGCTTTGCAATTTTGGGCCAGTGGATACAGTCTAAATTTCAGGAG TTCATGTTTGATAGACCATATAGCAGAACACTGGAGTCCGAAGCTGACAAAATTGGACTGCAGCTTGCTGCAAAG CTTCACGTTGGTACAGCAAAATACTGGAGGCCACTATCACAAGAAATGGTTAGTTTAGCTCACAGTTTTGCCTGCATCCACTTAGTTCTGGTGAGAGTATAA